Genomic segment of Candidatus Rokuibacteriota bacterium:
GCAAGACCACCTGGTGCGGGGGGAGACGCTTCGCGCGGTGGGGGAGCTCGCGTCGGGGATGGCCCACCACCTGAACAACCTGCTCGCTGTGGTCCTCGGCCGCACCCAGCTTCTCCTCCGCAAGCTCGAAGACCCCGAGATGCGCCGGTCCCTGGAGATCGTCGAGCGCGCGGCGCTGGACGGTGCCGAAGTCGTCCGGCGGGTGCACGGCTTCGGCCGGATGCAGCCGGTCCTGGAGACCGGCCCGGTGGATCTGAACCACCTCGCCCGCGAGGTGCTGGAGCTGACCCGGCCGCTCTGGCAGGCTCAGGCCCAGGTCCGCGGCATTCAGATCCAGGCGGCTCTGGAGGCAGGGCCGATCCCGTCCGTGACCGGGGACCTCGGATCGCTGAGGGAGGTTTTCCTGAATCTCGTCTTCAACGCGATCGACGCGCTCCCCGAGGGCGGAAGGATCAGCGTGAAGACCCGGACCGCCGGCGGGCGCGTCCATTGCACCGTGGCGGACACCGGCGTCGGGATGTCCGAAGAGGTGCGGCAGCGGGTCATGGAGCCCTTCTTCACCACGAAGGGTCCGAAGAGCCGCGGGCTCGGGTTGAGCTTCACGTACGGGATCATCAAGCGCCACGGCGGAGAGATCGCGATCGAGAGCGGCCCGGGGAAGGGCACCGCGGTCACCATCAGCGTGCCGTTCGCCGCCGCGGCGCCTCCCCCACCCGCCGCGCCCCCGGCCCAGCCGTCCCCCGCCCGGATCCTGGTCATCGACGATGAGCCGGAGGTCCGGGCGATGCTGGCAGAGATCCTCGCCGGCCAGGGTCACACCGTGAGCGAAGCGGCCGACGGCGCCGAGGGGTTGTCCATGTTTCAGGCAGGCCGCCACGACCTGGTCTTCACCGACCTCGCGATGCCGGGGGCGAGTGGCTGGCAGGTGGCGGACCAGATCAAGGCCATCAGCCGCGGGACGCCGGTGATCCTCGTCACCGGCTGGTTGGATCAGCAGGAGCCGGCCACGTCCGAATCCCGGGACGTGGACCTCGTCCTGTTCAAGCCGTTCGAGACCGAACAGGTCGCGACCGTGGTGAGCCGCGCCCTCGCGCGGGCGCGCTGAGTCGGTCGGAGGGGGACACCCACGCCTTCGGCGTGGGTGCGCGCTCGAAGGGCGTCATTGCGACACCCCTTAGACTCCGAGAAAGATGCGCTTGACCTCCGCCGACTGGAGGAGGTCGCGCGCGGATCCCTCCAGGATCGTGCGACCGCTCTCGAGCACGTACCCCCGATGGGCCAGGCGGAGGGCCAGCTCGACATTCTGCTCGATGAAGAGCACCGTGATCCCGCGCTCGCTGATCTGCCTGATCACGTCTGAAATTTGTCGTACGATTGCGGGAGCCAGCCCGAGGAACGGCTCGTCGATCATCAGGCAAACGGGTTTGGCCATGAGCCCGCGGGCGATCGCCACCATCTGCTGCTCGCCGCCGGAGAGCGTGTGCGCCAGCTGGCGGGCGCGGGCCCTCAGGAACGGGAAGAGCCCCTCCACCCACTCGAGGTTTTCCGCGCGGTGCGGCTTCGCCGCCCTGTGGTACGCGCCGAGCCAGAGGTTCTGGCGGACGGTGAGGTGCGGGAAGAGCCGTCGGCGTTCCAGGACGTGTGCCAGCCCCTGGCCCACGATGGCATGGGGCGCGAGGCCGTCGATCCGTCGTCCCCTGAACTCCACCTGCCCGCTCGACGGGCGGATCAGGCCCGAGAGCGTGTTCATCAGCGTGGACTTGCCGGCGCCGTTGGGCCCCAGGAGGCAGACGATCTCGCCGTTGTCCACGCGGAGCCGGGCCTCCCACAAGACCTGGAAGTCCCCGTAGGCGACGTTGAGCCCCTCGGCCTGGAGCATCGCGCTCATGGTTCGGCGGCTCGAGGGTCGGCGAAGCCCCCCGCCGAGTTGGCATAGGCCTCGCCCAGGTACGCCTGGATGACGCGGCGGTCGCGCATGACCGCCTCGGGCGGGCCGTCAGCGATCACCTCTCCCAGGTGGAGGGCGACGATCCGCTGGGCCATCGCCATGATGACCCGCATGTTGTGCTCGATCACTACCAGCGAGGTTCCGCGCCGGTGCAGCTCCCGGATCAGCTCAACGAGGCCGGGGATCGTTGCCTGGTCCACGCCGCCGGTCACCTCGTCCAGGAGCAGGAGCCTCGGCTCTGTCGCCAGGGCCCGGGCGAGCTCGAGCCGTTTCCGCTGCCCCGTCGAGAGCGTGCGGGCGTGCGCATCGGCTTTGCCGCCCAACCCTACCCGGTCCAGGATCTCGAGCGCGCGAGTCCTGGCCTCTTTGACGGCCGGATACCTCTGGAGGGCGCCGACCATCACGTTTTCGAGCACCGTCATTCCCGAAAAGGGACGGAGCTTCTGGAATGTCCGCCCGACACCGAGGCGGCTCACCTGGTCCGGCCTGAGCCCGGTCAGTGGCTGGCCGTCGAGGCGGATCTCCCCGGCGTCGGGCTGGTAGAAGCCGGTGATTACGTCGAAGAGGGTGGACTTGCCGGCGCCGTTGGGCCCGATGATGCCGACGAGCTCTCCCGACGCCATCTCGAGGGAGACGTTCCGGTTGGCCGTCACGCCGCCGAAGCGCTTGGTGAGGCCGACTACCGAGAGCAGGCTCACGACGTGCGCCCCCACGGCCGGCGGAGCAGCGCGATCAGCCCTCCGGGCTGGACCACCGCGATCACCACGATCAGCCCGCCGTAAATCAAGAGGTCCAGCGCCTTCCCGCCACCGCCCAGGAGGACGCGCGTCCCCTCAGAGAGCGGCACCAGGACGGCGGCGCCCAGGAGCGGCCCCCAGAGCGTGCCCACGCCGCCCAGAACGGCGATCAGGCAGATCAGGATCGAGAGCGAGAGCGGGAAAACTGACTCCGGGTCGATGAAGAGGATGTACTGGGCGTAGAAGCTCCCGCCCAGGGCGGTGAGCATCGCCGAGATCCCCATGGCGAGCTGCTTGTAGCGCGTCACGTCGACCCCGAGGCTCGCCGCCGCCTCCTGGTCCTCCCGGATCGCGCGGAAGTAATAGCCGGCGCGGGAGCGCTCGAGGAGTCGTGCGAGGCCGAGGGCCAGCGCGAGGAAGGCGAGTGAGACGAAGTAGTAGTTCTGCTTCGACTCGTGGAACTGGAAGTGGACGAAGCGATCCGGACGCTGGAGGGGGACGAACAGCCCGCGCGCACCTCCCGCCCAGTCCCAGTTGATGAACAGCGTCTGGACGATCTCGCCAACGGCGATCGTGGCGATGGCGAAGTAGTGGCCGCGCAGCCGGAACACCGGAAAGCCGATGGCCTGGGAGACGAGGCCGGCCACGGCGGCCCCGGCGAGCATGCCGAGCCACGGCGTGAGAGCCGCGTGGCGCACGAGGAGCGTTGAGGTGTAGGCGCCGATGCCGAAGAAGACCGCGTGCCCGAGGGAGATCTGGCCGCAGTAGCCCGCCAGGATGTTCCATGCCTGCGCGAGCATGGCGTAGAGGAAGATGCTGATCATGACGTGGCGGGGGAAGGGCCGGGTGAAGACGAAGGGGAAGGCGAGGAGTGCTGCAAGCAGGGCGCTGGCCGCAAGCCACCGCACCGTCGTTCCGCGCGCCGGCCGGGCCATCAGCGTTCCCGCTCAGCTCGGGCCATCAGAATTTTCCGAAGAGGCCCTGCGGGCGCCAGAGGACCACGACCAGGTAGAGGAGGAAGACGATCGCGTACTTGAAAGCCGGGGCGATCAGAAGGCCTCCCAGCACCTCGACGAGCCCGACTGTGATGCCGCCGGCCAGCGTGGCAGGGACGTTTCCGAAGCCGCCCAGGGCGACCGCGACGTAGGCCAGGAGGGCGAAGGTCCCGCCCACGTCGGGGAAGATATAGAAGAAGGTGGTCAGGAGGCTGCCGGCGACCCCGACGCAGCCTGCGCCGATCCCCCAGCCCAGGGCGAACATCCGCTCCGTGTCGATCCCCATGAGCGAAGCAGCCTGACGGTCCTGGGCGGTCGCCTGGAGCGCGAGCCCGGTCTCGGTGCGGGTGATGAACCAGTAGAGGAAGCCGAAGGCGGCCAGGCAGGCGAGGCTGGCCATGAGCTGGGGGAGGCCGATGTAGAGCCCGGCGAGCGAGACGCGCCCCTTCACGAGCGGGTCCTGGATCAGCCTGAAGTCCACGCCCCAGAGGAACTGGGCCAGGCTCCGGAGGAAGACCGCCAGGCCGAAGGTGGCGAAGATCTGGGCCAGCATGGGGGCCTCGAGGATCCAGCGGATGACGCCCTTGTAAGTGAGCACCCCAAGCAGGAACAGGACCGCCGCGCTGAGCGGGAGCGAGAGGAGCGGGTCGAGCCGCCAGAGCGCCCACGACCAGAAGGCCGTGTACATGGCCAGCATGAGGAACTCGCCGTGGGCGAAGTTGACGATCTCCATCAGCCCGAAGATGAGCGAGAGCCCGGCGGCGATCAGGGCGTAGACGAAGCCCATCAGGAGGCCGCTGACGGCAGCCTGGAGGAGGACCTCGACGGTCACGGGAGCACGCCCTCGGCGGACGGGCGAGACCGGCGCGCAGTCACACCGCGATGAGCTTGAGCTGACAGTGCGGCTGAATCTCTCTGAAGTGCTGATCCAGAGACAGCAAGCGGCAATTGTATTCGAGGGCCACCGTCGCGATCATCGCGTCCACGGTCCCAACCGTAATTCCCTTCCTGGCAAGACGATAGCAGAGCTGCCCGGCTTTTCTGTAGAGAGAGTCGGAGACGGGGAGACGCTGAATCGTCTTGAACAGAATGTCAAGCGAGTCCAGCTCTGCCTGCCCTTTAGCTCCCCGATACAATTCCACCTCGATAAGGCCCGTGTAGCACGCCTCGCCGCGCCGAAGGAGCGCGGAGATGGTCTCACCCACGGGAGCTCGAAGGTTCCTGAAGAAATCCACCCAGACCGAAGTATCCACCAGGACCCTATCGGGCATGTCGGCCTCGTTCCCAGTGGCCAGTAAACTCCAGCTTGCCTCGACGGGCGATCAGTCGCTCGACGCGCCGCGCTCTGATATACTCCCGCAGCGCGGCGACGATTGTCGCCGTGCGGGTCTTTTCCTGGGAGAGCTTCATGGCCTCCGTGAGAAGGTCGTCTGGAAGGTTCACGGTCGTTCGCATCGGCAACTTCCACCCCGGTTCGATCATACATTTTATCTGGAAATGTATGTATCATCAACCTGAAAATGTATGATACGATGCGGCGTTGTGACCGTGCCCCGTAATGCGCTTCCCGTCTCCCCTCATCCCGGGCGTCGTGATTCGCCGCTACAAGCGGTTCCTGGCTGAAGTACGCCTCAGGGGCGGGCGCGTGGTCACCGCCCACTGTCCCAACTCGGGGAGCCTGATCGGATGCACGGCGCCAGGGAGCGCGGTCCTTCTCTCCCATCATCCCGCCCAGGGGCGGCGCCTTACGTACACGTGGGAGATGATTCGCGTGGGGCGCGTCTGGGTCGGCGTCAACACCATGCACCCGAACCGACTCGTCGAGGAGGCGATCGCGCGCGGCGTGATCGAGGAGCTCCAGGGCTACGATCGGATCAGGCGCGAGGTGAGGATCAACCCGCGGAGCCGGCTCGACCTCTGCCTCGAGCGGGGGGACGAGCGCTGCTACGTCGAGGTGAAGAGCGTGACCCTGAGGCTCGACGGAATCGCGGCGTTCCCCGATGCGGTCACCGAGCGCGGGACGAAGCACGTGAAGGAGCTGATCCGCCTCAGGCGGCGAGGGCACCGCGCCGCGCTCGTGTTCGTCGTCCAGCGCGGCGACTGCATCGCCTTCCGCCCCGCCGACGAGATCGATCCGGTCTATGGCCGCTGGCTCCGCCGCGCCCACCGAGCAGGCGTCGGGATCCTCGCCTACCGCGCCCGGGTCACGCCGCGGGAGATCACCCTGAGCCGCCGCCTTCCCCTGGTGCTGTAGCCCACCCGGTCACTTCCGTTCAGACCACTTCGGGATCGGGTAGAGGACGTCCCGCGTGGCGAAGTCGAAGGGGTAGACGGTGTGGTACTTGCCGCCCCGGAGCTGGAGGATGATCCCCTTGACGCCGGTGTTCTGCCCGGTCTCGTCAAAGCGAATGTTCTCCCACGTCATGATGAGCTGGTCGCCGGGGATGTGGGTGGCGGCCAGCGCCTTCCGGATCGCCTCCGGGTCGGTGGAACCGGCCCGGTTGATCGCGTCGAGGAGCGTCATCATCCCGGTGAAGGCGCGCGCCGGGAAGTCGTAGAGCTCCTTGCCGGCCCGCTTCTTGTAGTGCTCGTTGAGCGCCTTGGCCACGGGCCGCCTGGCGATCAGGTCGGTCGAGAACGGCGCCCGGGTCATGGTCCCCTCGGCCTCCTTTCCCACGGCCTGAATGAAGTCGGGCGAGATGTGGCCCGCGTTCTGCGCCATGATCATCCTCGGGTTATAGTCCAGCTCCTGGGAGTGCTTGACGAAGAGGATGGCGTCGGTCTGGTACGAGGTCGGCATCCAGACGTCGGGGCTCGCAGCCTTGAGCTTCTGCACCTCGGCCACGAGCGAGGTGGACCGGGCGCGGTACTGGAGGTCCACCACGACCTCGTAGCCGTACTTCTTCGCCAGCTCCCTCATCACCTTGCCGCTGTCCACGCCGAAGAGCGTGTCCTCGTAGGTGATGCCCAGGGTCTTGAGCTTCATCCCCCGCTTCTTCTCGAGGTCCCGGAAGAAGTCGAACATGACCTGGGTGAAGTGTTCGTCGTGCGGGGAGGTCCGGAAGAACCACTTGAAGCCGCGGCGGGTCAGTCCCGGGGAGGAGGACTCGGGGTTGAGGAAGGGGATCCCGAATCGCTCGGCGACCTGGCTCGCCGTCGCCGTCACGGCGCTGTGCCACGAGCCGACCAGCGCGTGGACCTTCTCCTGGGTGATGAGGCGCTCGGCCTCGGCCTGGCCCACATCGGGCTTGCCCTGGTGGTCCGTGAAGATCAGCCGGATCTTGGCGCCCTTGAGCCCCGGCATCCCTCTGAGCCGCTGGTAGAAGGGGAACGCGATGTCCGCCTCCC
This window contains:
- a CDS encoding ABC transporter ATP-binding protein, with product MLQAEGLNVAYGDFQVLWEARLRVDNGEIVCLLGPNGAGKSTLMNTLSGLIRPSSGQVEFRGRRIDGLAPHAIVGQGLAHVLERRRLFPHLTVRQNLWLGAYHRAAKPHRAENLEWVEGLFPFLRARARQLAHTLSGGEQQMVAIARGLMAKPVCLMIDEPFLGLAPAIVRQISDVIRQISERGITVLFIEQNVELALRLAHRGYVLESGRTILEGSARDLLQSAEVKRIFLGV
- a CDS encoding ABC transporter ATP-binding protein codes for the protein MSLLSVVGLTKRFGGVTANRNVSLEMASGELVGIIGPNGAGKSTLFDVITGFYQPDAGEIRLDGQPLTGLRPDQVSRLGVGRTFQKLRPFSGMTVLENVMVGALQRYPAVKEARTRALEILDRVGLGGKADAHARTLSTGQRKRLELARALATEPRLLLLDEVTGGVDQATIPGLVELIRELHRRGTSLVVIEHNMRVIMAMAQRIVALHLGEVIADGPPEAVMRDRRVIQAYLGEAYANSAGGFADPRAAEP
- a CDS encoding branched-chain amino acid ABC transporter permease; the protein is MARPARGTTVRWLAASALLAALLAFPFVFTRPFPRHVMISIFLYAMLAQAWNILAGYCGQISLGHAVFFGIGAYTSTLLVRHAALTPWLGMLAGAAVAGLVSQAIGFPVFRLRGHYFAIATIAVGEIVQTLFINWDWAGGARGLFVPLQRPDRFVHFQFHESKQNYYFVSLAFLALALGLARLLERSRAGYYFRAIREDQEAAASLGVDVTRYKQLAMGISAMLTALGGSFYAQYILFIDPESVFPLSLSILICLIAVLGGVGTLWGPLLGAAVLVPLSEGTRVLLGGGGKALDLLIYGGLIVVIAVVQPGGLIALLRRPWGRTS
- a CDS encoding branched-chain amino acid ABC transporter permease — protein: MTVEVLLQAAVSGLLMGFVYALIAAGLSLIFGLMEIVNFAHGEFLMLAMYTAFWSWALWRLDPLLSLPLSAAVLFLLGVLTYKGVIRWILEAPMLAQIFATFGLAVFLRSLAQFLWGVDFRLIQDPLVKGRVSLAGLYIGLPQLMASLACLAAFGFLYWFITRTETGLALQATAQDRQAASLMGIDTERMFALGWGIGAGCVGVAGSLLTTFFYIFPDVGGTFALLAYVAVALGGFGNVPATLAGGITVGLVEVLGGLLIAPAFKYAIVFLLYLVVVLWRPQGLFGKF
- a CDS encoding PIN domain-containing protein, which produces MPDRVLVDTSVWVDFFRNLRAPVGETISALLRRGEACYTGLIEVELYRGAKGQAELDSLDILFKTIQRLPVSDSLYRKAGQLCYRLARKGITVGTVDAMIATVALEYNCRLLSLDQHFREIQPHCQLKLIAV
- a CDS encoding type II toxin-antitoxin system VapB family antitoxin, with product MRTTVNLPDDLLTEAMKLSQEKTRTATIVAALREYIRARRVERLIARRGKLEFTGHWERGRHAR
- the sfsA gene encoding DNA/RNA nuclease SfsA, with the translated sequence MRFPSPLIPGVVIRRYKRFLAEVRLRGGRVVTAHCPNSGSLIGCTAPGSAVLLSHHPAQGRRLTYTWEMIRVGRVWVGVNTMHPNRLVEEAIARGVIEELQGYDRIRREVRINPRSRLDLCLERGDERCYVEVKSVTLRLDGIAAFPDAVTERGTKHVKELIRLRRRGHRAALVFVVQRGDCIAFRPADEIDPVYGRWLRRAHRAGVGILAYRARVTPREITLSRRLPLVL
- a CDS encoding ABC transporter substrate-binding protein gives rise to the protein MKPLRIACSLVLLLGLAAVPATAQPKEVVIGVIYPMSGPAAQAGVDNKAVFELARDIANGEADIAFPFYQRLRGMPGLKGAKIRLIFTDHQGKPDVGQAEAERLITQEKVHALVGSWHSAVTATASQVAERFGIPFLNPESSSPGLTRRGFKWFFRTSPHDEHFTQVMFDFFRDLEKKRGMKLKTLGITYEDTLFGVDSGKVMRELAKKYGYEVVVDLQYRARSTSLVAEVQKLKAASPDVWMPTSYQTDAILFVKHSQELDYNPRMIMAQNAGHISPDFIQAVGKEAEGTMTRAPFSTDLIARRPVAKALNEHYKKRAGKELYDFPARAFTGMMTLLDAINRAGSTDPEAIRKALAATHIPGDQLIMTWENIRFDETGQNTGVKGIILQLRGGKYHTVYPFDFATRDVLYPIPKWSERK